In Raphanus sativus cultivar WK10039 unplaced genomic scaffold, ASM80110v3 Scaffold2642, whole genome shotgun sequence, the following are encoded in one genomic region:
- the LOC130505861 gene encoding uncharacterized protein LOC130505861: MAEERRDGDNAGEPVQRIALDQLQFQAMIAEVTRQLQGHAEQIYAHVIPPNNELAGAAGVAGAGGIREVAARQPIRARRAAPAVVADEQEEWAEDADDERPLRANNRRPHGEDHFGNLKLKIPSFQGKADPDVYLEWEQKIESVFKCQRLTEERKVRLAATEFEGYAINWWQNVSNIRRRDGDEQVTSWHEMKEVMRARFVPAHYGRDLHKKLRKLTQGSKSVEEYHQEMETLMIKAKIDEDVEATMARFLDGVNRDIQDRLEMQDYATLEEMVHKAILIEQQNKRRSNTRYPTSSASKSSYAKDDKAYSRPKESGGSTSTTTSRDDKGKETTPPSRTRNIKCYRCQGYGHYASECTSKKIMIVLDNGEVISEDEKPEGESDEEDVEYPVKGEMLVTRRALNVQAKSKETEQRENLFHTRCLIKDKVCSLIIDGGSCTNAASETLVEKLGLSVQKHPRPYMLQWLNDTGELKVNKQVKVPLSVGRYQDEILCDVLPMDSSHILLGRPWQYDKRALHDGFTNRHSFLQGGKQITLVPLTPQEVQEDQITLKRRKEEAKALLVREAEQPPCFGFIAL, translated from the exons ATGGCTGAAGAGAGACGTGATGGAGACAATGCAGGAGAGCCAGTCCAGCGAATTGCTCTTGATCAGTTGCAATTCCAAGCTATGATTGCTGAAGTTACACGCCAACTACAAGGGCATGCTGAACAAATATATGCTCATGTTATTCCTCCTAACAATGAACTTGCAGGTGCAGCTGGAGTAGCTGGAGCAGGAGGGATCCGTGAAGTAGCTGCAAGACAGCCCATACGTGCTAGGAGAGCAGCCCCTGCTGTGGTAGCTGATGAGCAAGAAGAGTGGGCTGAAGATGCAGATGATGAACGCCCTCTCAGAGCCAATAACAGGCGCCCTCATGGAGAAGATCACTTTGGAAATCTTAAGCTTAAGATTCCATCTTTCCAAGGAAAAGCTGATCCTGATGTCTATCTGGAATGGGAGCAAAAGATTGAATCTGTTTTCAAATGTCAAAGGCTCACTGAGGAGAGGAAAGTAAGACTTGCTGCTACTGAATTTGAAGGCTATGCTATCAACTGGTGGCAGAATGTTTCAAATATCAGGAGAAGAGATGGTGATGAACAAGTAACTTCTTGGCATGAGATGAAAGAGGTTATGAGAGCTAGATTTGTACCTGCTCATTATGGCAGAGATCTCCACAAGAAGCTCAGGAAACTTACTCAAGGCTCTAAGAGTGTGGAGGAGTATCACCAGGAGATGGAAACACTCATGATCAAAGCCAAAATTGATGAGGATGTGGAAGCTACTATGGCTCGGTTTTTAGATGGAGTAAACAGGGACATCCAAGACAGGCTGGAGATGCAAGACTATGCTACTCTTGAAGAGATGGTACACAAGGCTATTCTTATTGAACAACAGAACAAGAGGAGAAGTAACACTCGCTATCCTACTAGTTCTGCATCCAAATCATCTTATGCTAAGGATGATAAAGCCTACAGCCGACCAAAGGAGAGTGGTGGGTCAACCAGTACCACAACCAGCCGAGATGACAAGGGCAAGGAAACCACTCCACCATCCAGAACCAGGAACATCAAGTGCTACAGATGTCAAGGATATGGCCATTATGCTAGTGAATGCACCAGTAAGAAGATCATGATAGTTCTAGATAATGGAGAGGTTATTTCTGAGGATGAGAAGCCTGAGGGAGAATCTGATGAAGAGGATGTAGAATACCCTGTTAAGGGAGAGATGCTGGTTACCAGGAGAGCTTTGAATGTTCAAGCCAAATCCAAAGAAACTGAGCAGAGGGAGAACTTGTTTCATACAAGGTGTCTAATCAAGgataaagtttgcagcttgatcattgatggaggaagttgtaccAATGCTGCTAGCGAGACACTGGTGGAGAAGCTTGGTCTCTCAGTTCAAAAACACCCACGCCCATATATGCTGCAATGGCTGAATGATACAGGCGAGTTGAAGGTGAACAAGCAAGTGAAAGTGCCCCTCTCTGTTGGGAGGTATCAAGATGAGATCCTTTGTGATGTGTTACCTATGGATTCCAGCCACATCTTGTTGGGAAGACCTTGGCAGTATGACAAGAGAGCACTTCATGATGGCTTCACTAATAGGCATTCTTTTCTACAAGGAGGAAAGCAAATCACACTGGTACCTTTAACACCACAAGAGGTCCAGGAAGATCAGATCACCCTCAAGCGTaggaaagaagaagcaaaggccTTACTGGTAAGGGAGGCTGAGCAG CCACCCTGCTTTGGTTTTATTGCTTTGTAA